In Solanum lycopersicum chromosome 5, SLM_r2.1, the following are encoded in one genomic region:
- the LOC101258857 gene encoding probable LRR receptor-like serine/threonine-protein kinase At1g14390: MKGVLFLGLFLFFQVPFSSSQLVPAESRILFQIQQFLENPPVLQQWNKWTNFCFIPQSPSLVITCSGNHITELTIVGNKKSPFESLKSSSPQALSGKFSIDSFFTVVTKLSSLKKLSLVSLGLWGSLPAKISRLHSLEVLNISSNFILGEIPSSIVNLKNLKSLVLARNLFNGSVPDLKGLKLLEELDLSGNNLGPKFPSLGDYNNNNLVSLNLSNNFFRSEIPNGFNKFTHLQNLDLSSNKLVGPMPAFLFSLPAIQSISIAKNQLSGALPGSVSCSNNLKFVDFSSNLLIGKLPTCLGSSSRNRTVINVWNCLSSTSTKSQHPHTFCEKQAIAVKPPPRTSGEKEQSTVKLGVVLGLIAGIVVVVGAFGLLIFFIVKKVMRNRVESYRNDSFAFEKNSTLSKTTDGGKARRTMRMVSLGLPPYHVFTLEEMEEATNSFDPTNLVGEGSQGQLYRGWLRDGSVVLVKCLKLKQKHSPQILQQHMEMISKLRHRHLVSVLGHCVVTYQDHPNTASTVFIVLENVVNGSLKDHLNDWRKRDVLKWPQRMGITMGIAKGIQYLHTGGVTGNDIKLENILLDETLTARISSYNISLPPKVGSESPLAGPDHFTSAKEAEKEDIYQLGIILLEVIIGRPINSRSEAEDLKLQVETALSESPSKLRDLTDPCIRGTFAYDSLKTTVQIAINCLDKEPSRRPSVEDVLWHMQYSIQVQEGATNSGNLSGNQSGKLSGKISGNLNNKFY; the protein is encoded by the exons ATGAAGGGTGTGTTGTTTCTtggtttgtttttgttttttcaagttCCATTTTCATCATCTCAGTTAGTTCCTGCAGAAAGTAGAATCCTTTTTCAAATTCAACAGTTTCTTGAAAATCCACCTGTTCTTCAACAATGGAATAAATGgacaaatttttgttttatcccACAATCTCCTTCTCTTGTTATCACTTGTTCTGGTAATCATATAACTGAGTTAACAATTGTTGGTAACAAAAAATCCCCTTTTGAGTCTTTAAAATCCTCATCTCCACAAGCCCTTTCTGGGAAATTTTCAATTGATTCATTTTTCACTGTTGTTACTAAGCTTTCTAGTTTAAAAAAGCTATCTTTAGTGTCTCTTGGTTTGTGGGGTTCATTGCCTGCTAAGATTAGTAGGTTACATTCACTTGAGGTACTTAATATTAGTTCAAATTTCATTCTTGGTGAGATTCCATCATCTATAGTGAATTTAAAGAACCTGAAATCTCTTGTTTTAGCTAGAAATTTGTTTAATGGAAGTGTACCAGATCTGAAAGGGTTAAAGTTACTTGAAGAGTTGGATTTGAGTGGTAATAATTTAGGACCAAAGTTTCCATCTTTAGGTgattacaataacaataatctTGTCTCATTGAATTTGAGTAACAATTTCTTTAGATCAGAAATACCTAATGGATTCAACAAGTTTACTCATTTGCAAAATCTTGATTTGTCTTCTAACAAACTTGTTGGTCCAATGCCTGCTTTTCTGTTTTCACTTCCAGCAATTCAGTCTATTAGTATTGCTAAGAATCAGCTTAGTGGTGCTCTTCCAGGAAGTGTGTCTTGTAGCAACAATCTAAAATTTGTCGATTTTTCGAGTAATTTATTGATTGGAAAGTTGCCTACTTGTCTTGGATCAAGTTCAAGAAACAGGACAGTGATTAATGTTTGGAATTGTTTGTCAAGTACTAGTACTAAGTCTCAACATCCACATACATTTTGTGAGAAACAAGCTATAGCTGTTAAGCCCCCTCCAAGAACTAGTGGTGAAAAGGAACAATCCACAGTTAAGCTTGGTGTTGTTTTAGGACTTATTGCTGGTATTGTTGTAGTTGTGGGTGCATTTGGTTTGCTGATCTTTTTCATTGTGAAGAAGGTTATGAGAAATAGAGTTGAAAGTTATAGAAATGACAGCTTTGCTTTTGAGAAGAATTCAACCCTTTCAAAAACTACTGATGGAG GGAAGGCAAGGAGGACAATGAGAATGGTATCATTAGGACTTCCACCATATCATGTTTTCACTTTAGAGGAAATGGAAGAAGCAACAAACAGTTTTGATCCAACTAATCTGGTTGGAGAAGGTTCCCAGGGTCAG CTATATAGAGGTTGGCTTAGAGATGGATCAGTGGTCCTAGTAAAATGTCTGAAATTGAAGCAGAAGCATTCACCTCAAATTCTGCAGCAGCACATGGAGATGATATCAAAGCTAAGGCATCGACATTTAGTCAGTGTTCTTGGACACTGTGTTGTTACTTACCAAGATCATCCAAATACAGCTAGCACTGTATTTATTGTGCTTGAAAACGTCGTCAATGGATCTCTTAAGGATCATCTTAATG ATTGGAGGAAAAGGGATGTATTGAAATGGCCACAAAGAATGGGGATTACAATGGGGATTGCAAAAGGAATTCAGTATTTGCATACTGGAGGAGTCACCGGAAATGATATAAAGCTTGAGAATATTTTGTTGGATGAGACACTTACTGCTAGAATAAGCAGCTACAATATATCGTTGCCACCTAAG GTTGGTTCAGAAAGTCCTCTTGCTGGACCAGACCACTTTACCAG CGCGAAGGAAGCAGAAAAGGAAGACATTTATCAGTTGGGAATTATTCTACTAGAGGTTATTATTGGTAGACCAATCAACTCTCGAAGCGAAGCAGAAGACCTTAAGCTTCAG GTGGAGACTGCCTTATCGGAATCACCATCAAAGCTACGAGATTTAACAGATCCTTGTATACGAGGTACGTTTGCATATGACTCATTGAAAACGACAGTCCAGATAGCAATAAACTGCCTTGATAAAGAACCAAGCAGGCGTCCATCAGTCGAAGACGTTCTCTGGCATATGCAATACTCAATTCAGGTTCAAGAAGGAGCAACTAACAGTGGAAACCTCAGTGGGAACCAAAGTGGGAAACTCAGTGGAAAAATAAGTGGAAATCTTAATAATAAGTTTTACTGA
- the LOC101259151 gene encoding SUN family protein SUN16 produces the protein MGKSPGKWLRSLLPGKKSSKSGTSKKSSNEKASVISTNAALSGSSVHLPLISEPVACNAGGIKEDSNFEKGGVTNEVILPSIERDGDEQNTCLTLPEDTEKMRLEQAATKAQAIVRGYLARRAFLRLKGTIRLQAAVRGHLVRRQAVATLYCIHGIVKLQANIRGQIARRSSIGCELITKQGLEKQDAKQLDYQRANASKLARELSTNGFTTKLLASLPTGMPLHLHYGQEEPNSSQEWLVRWTISQIWQPRSKLETLPGKKHQNAEADIAMSKHSVRKVHSKKMQNGSNHSTSSGSEKKKSSHLVNSVLQNPGSEIKKVKHSLKKTSSPILEKPVQSEVDTERKRQSHDKSSSMASDEPLKNSEGTVENSTNVAPPPVVVDDTITHLDILSVSDTHHKSTTDAADQKSITDNREDDTPVANEDFCTNHDNNEGSESNKVNRRVSLPAKHDVDASTPTTRKVPSYMAPTKSAKAKLKEQASPRFGQDVAEKNAVTRRHSLPSPMNGKLSSSPSPRVQRLVQASAKEGIKIDRSLSSSRDGTDKMTRAEWKR, from the exons ATGGGAAAATCTCCTGGAAAGTGGCTCAGGTCATTGTTGCCAGGGAAAAAGTCTTCCAAATCTGGCACATCAAAG AAATCTTCAAATGAGAAAGCATCTGTAATTTCCACCAATGCGGCATTGTCCGGTTCGTCTGTCCATCTGCCATTGATATCTGAACCAGTTGCTTGTAATGCTGGTGGAATAAAAGAAGACTCGAACTTTGAGAAAGGAGGGGTCACTAATGAGGTGATTCTCCCTTCTATCGAGCGAGATGGAGACGAACAGAATACTTGTCTTACCTTACCTGAGGATACTGAGAAAATGAGGCTTGAGCAAGCAGCTACAAAGGCACAAGCTATTGTTAGGGGTTATCTG GCTCGCCGAGCATTTCTTAGGCTCAAGGGGACCATAAGGCTACAAGCTGCAGTACGTGGCCATCTGGTCAGAAGGCAGGCTGTTGCTACATTATACTGTATACATGGCATTGTCAAACTTCAAGCAAATATCCGTGGCCAGATTGCTAGACGTTCCAGTATTGGCTGTGAACTAATAACCAAACAAGGACTTGAAAAACAG GATGCCAAACAATTGGATTATCAGAGAGCTAATGCATCCAAACTAGCACGGGAGCTATCCACTAACGGATTCACTACAAAG CTACTTGCTTCATTACCTACTGGAATGCCTCTACACCTCCATTATGGTCAAGAGGAGCCAAATTCTAGTCAGGAATGGCTTGTCCGTTGGACTATATCACAGATTTGGCAACCACGATCTAAACTGGAAACACTTCCGggaaaaaaacatcaaaatgcTGAAGCAGACATTGCTATGTCAAAGCACAGTGTAAGGAAAGTACATTCTAAAAAAATGCAGAACGGTTCAAATCATTCCACTTCTTCGGGGTCAGAAAAGAAGAAATCAAGTCATTTGGTAAACTCTGTTCTTCAGAATCCAGGAAGTGAGATTAAGAAGGTAAAACATAGTTTAAAGAAAACGTCCAGCCCTATATTGGAAAAACCAGTTCAGTCTGAGGTTGACACTGAGCGAAAAAGGCAAAGTCATGACAAATCATCAAGCATGGCATCTGATGAACCATTGAAAAATTCAGAAGGGACAGTTGAAAATTCTACTAATGTGGCCCCACCTCCCGTAGTGGTGGACGATACTATCACTCATTTGGATATCCTTTCTGTATCTGATACTCATCACAAATCGACTACTGATGCTGCGGATCAGAAATCGATCACTGATAACAGAGAGGATGATACTCCTGTCGCGAATGAGGATTTTTGTACTAACCATgataataatgaaggaagtgaGAGCAACAAGGTTAACAGAAGAGTTTCTTTACCTGCAAAGCATGATGTCGATGCAAGTACACCCACAACAAGAAAGGTGCCCAGCTACATGGCTCCAACCAAGTCTGCTAAAGCTAAGCTGAAGGAGCAAGCCTCACCAAGGTTTGGGCAAGATGTGGCTGAGAAGAATGCCGTAACCAGACGTCATTCTTTACCGTCCCCTATGAATGGAAAGCTGAGTTCATCACCATCACCACGGGTGCAGAGGCTGGTCCAAGCTAGTGCTAAAGAAGGAATCAAGATCGACAGATCTTTATCGTCTTCAAGGGATGGTACTG ATAAGATGACTCGAGCAGAATGGAAGCGGTAA